From a region of the Fischerella sp. JS2 genome:
- a CDS encoding GAF domain-containing protein, protein MTDLILPKAIKSVLDRHSDPDYVFATLLPVLGEVLQCDRCFLYLRNPQTKLGKIAHWWRRNQQIPEITDTNWRSEPESLSKEDPLFAAALRTDPSIYVEDVETASPEVVNKEFEHKNFGHRALIHAHLCQEGQLWGILQPEIFGQKRVWSAFDRAIITQLETKLPPLAVAYIQFDVNE, encoded by the coding sequence ATGACTGATTTAATTTTGCCAAAAGCTATAAAAAGCGTTCTAGACAGACATAGCGATCCAGATTATGTCTTTGCTACCTTACTTCCGGTACTAGGGGAAGTTTTGCAATGCGATCGCTGTTTTCTTTATCTGAGAAATCCTCAAACTAAGTTAGGTAAAATAGCCCATTGGTGGCGGCGTAATCAACAGATACCAGAGATAACAGACACCAACTGGAGATCAGAACCAGAGTCGTTATCAAAAGAAGACCCCTTATTCGCAGCCGCTTTACGAACCGATCCTTCTATTTATGTCGAAGATGTGGAAACCGCCAGCCCAGAGGTTGTTAATAAAGAATTTGAGCATAAAAATTTTGGACATCGAGCGTTAATTCATGCTCACTTATGTCAAGAGGGTCAACTGTGGGGTATTTTACAACCAGAAATTTTTGGTCAAAAGCGAGTTTGGTCAGCATTTGACCGCGCCATTATCACTCAACTGGAAACTAAACTGCCACCCTTGGCAGTTGCCTATATTCAATTTGATGTAAACGAGTAA
- a CDS encoding SGNH/GDSL hydrolase family protein — MSTSAKTSPTWAILSLITNGILLLAVILLIWRQQRVTAFFADILPNHANANASSQPTPELGNRHKLNYQQWVDILKQEAKVAAEKYPDHLTVIAGDSLSLWFPPELLPLRRNWLNQGISGENSTGLLKRLKLFDRTQPETIFVMIGINDLIQGKDDEIILENHRRIMRYLRQVHPQTQIVIQSILPHGGEEANWEGREKLLAISNSRIRQLNQQLQTIARTEGVKYLNLHPLFVNNQGNLRPELSTDGLHLNSQGYLVWSSALQLYSQMELEDGR; from the coding sequence GTGTCCACTTCTGCAAAAACTTCTCCTACTTGGGCAATTCTATCGCTGATTACCAACGGCATACTCTTGCTAGCGGTCATCCTGCTAATCTGGCGACAGCAGAGGGTGACTGCTTTTTTCGCGGATATATTGCCAAATCACGCTAATGCGAATGCTTCATCACAACCCACACCAGAGTTGGGTAATCGTCATAAACTTAATTATCAACAGTGGGTAGATATTCTCAAACAAGAAGCGAAAGTCGCTGCTGAAAAATATCCAGATCATCTCACTGTAATTGCAGGAGATTCTTTAAGTTTATGGTTTCCTCCTGAACTATTACCTCTAAGGAGGAACTGGTTAAACCAAGGTATATCCGGAGAAAATAGCACTGGGTTATTAAAAAGATTAAAACTATTTGACCGCACCCAACCAGAAACAATTTTTGTGATGATTGGTATTAATGACCTAATTCAGGGCAAGGACGATGAGATAATTTTAGAAAACCATCGGCGAATCATGCGTTACCTGCGTCAGGTGCATCCCCAGACACAAATAGTTATTCAGTCAATTTTGCCACACGGAGGAGAAGAAGCAAATTGGGAAGGGCGAGAAAAATTACTAGCTATTTCTAATAGTCGCATTCGTCAGTTGAATCAGCAACTGCAAACCATAGCTAGAACAGAAGGCGTCAAATATTTAAACTTACATCCCCTATTTGTCAACAACCAGGGTAATCTCCGTCCCGAATTAAGCACCGACGGCTTGCATCTTAATTCTCAGGGTTATTTAGTTTGGAGTTCTGCTTTGCAATTATATAGCCAGATGGAACTAGAAGATGGGCGCTAG
- a CDS encoding ammonium transporter encodes MLKKVVMIGAIALVLLAGPLIGNALAAPVDVNAAISNAQTAADTAFMLISAALVLLMTPGLAFFYGGFVRSRNVLNTLMMSFVLMGIVGVTWILWGYSLAFAPGNPFIGGLQWLGLNGVGTELTDYLKGSNPADFVSYAPTIPHLAFMIYQAMFAIITPALISGAIAERMSFTAYSLFVLLWSTFVYSPLAHMVWGKGGFIGLAGGLGALDFAGGTVVHISSGVSALVAAIVLGPRKTFPDRLSPPHSVPFILLGAGLLWFGWFGFNAGSALASGSLATIAFVNTNTAAAAAALTWLILEKVLRGKPTAVGAATGAVAGLVGITPAAGFVTPLAAILIGSITTFVCFYAVSFKHKIQIDDALDTYPVHGVGGTVGAILTAVFATTAVNSAGKNGLLYGNPRELLVELAAIAIAYVVAGVGTFVILKLIDATVGLRVKEVAEMQGMDISEHGEEGYNEEFGDRISVSNK; translated from the coding sequence GTGTTGAAGAAAGTTGTGATGATTGGGGCGATCGCCCTAGTGCTTCTAGCAGGACCTCTCATAGGCAATGCTTTGGCTGCACCCGTTGATGTTAATGCAGCAATTTCTAATGCTCAAACTGCTGCGGATACAGCATTTATGCTGATATCCGCAGCTTTAGTATTGCTGATGACTCCTGGACTTGCCTTTTTTTATGGTGGATTTGTACGTTCTCGCAACGTTCTCAACACGTTGATGATGAGCTTCGTACTTATGGGAATTGTGGGAGTAACTTGGATTTTGTGGGGCTATAGCCTTGCCTTTGCGCCTGGAAATCCCTTTATTGGTGGTTTACAGTGGCTGGGTTTGAATGGTGTTGGCACAGAACTCACAGATTATCTCAAAGGGTCGAATCCCGCTGATTTCGTTTCTTATGCACCAACAATTCCACACCTGGCATTCATGATTTACCAAGCCATGTTTGCCATCATCACCCCAGCGTTAATCTCTGGGGCGATCGCTGAACGAATGAGCTTCACTGCTTATAGTTTATTTGTACTGCTATGGTCTACTTTTGTTTACTCTCCTCTGGCCCATATGGTGTGGGGAAAAGGTGGATTTATTGGCTTAGCAGGCGGCTTGGGCGCTCTCGACTTTGCAGGTGGTACAGTCGTTCATATTAGTTCTGGGGTTTCTGCCCTAGTAGCAGCGATCGTTCTTGGGCCTCGCAAAACCTTTCCTGATCGTCTTAGTCCTCCTCACAGCGTTCCCTTCATTTTGTTAGGTGCTGGGCTGTTATGGTTTGGCTGGTTTGGCTTTAATGCTGGTAGCGCTCTTGCTTCAGGTAGCTTAGCAACAATAGCCTTTGTTAACACAAATACAGCAGCAGCAGCAGCAGCATTAACTTGGTTGATTTTAGAAAAAGTTCTACGTGGTAAACCAACCGCAGTTGGTGCAGCTACAGGAGCAGTTGCTGGTTTAGTAGGTATTACTCCAGCCGCAGGCTTTGTCACACCACTAGCAGCAATTTTAATTGGTAGTATCACGACTTTTGTTTGCTTTTATGCTGTTAGCTTTAAGCACAAAATACAAATTGATGACGCCCTAGATACTTATCCTGTACATGGCGTGGGTGGAACGGTAGGTGCAATTTTAACAGCAGTTTTTGCTACTACCGCAGTGAACTCCGCCGGGAAAAATGGCTTACTGTATGGTAATCCCAGGGAATTACTAGTTGAACTAGCAGCAATTGCTATTGCTTATGTTGTTGCTGGTGTGGGAACCTTCGTTATTCTCAAGCTGATTGATGCTACAGTTGGTCTACGTGTGAAAGAAGTAGCAGAAATGCAAGGAATGGATATCAGCGAACACGGAGAAGAAGGTTATAACGAAGAATTTGGCGATCGCATTTCCGTTAGTAACAAGTAG
- a CDS encoding ammonium transporter, which produces MLKNKKKSKAKHRRQSTNWNVYKSQSNSIVNQIFWVIQRLSPSWQACIPIACLIVLSWGYVAVAQTPAPAGPTTADLKVALDTLWVAIAAFLVFFMNAGFCMLETGLCRQKNAVNVLAKNLIVFALATVAFWAIGFGLMFGNGNDFIGLSGFFLQGADNSPATGDAYKGVFSALNWTGVPLAAKFLFQLVFAGTAATIVSGAVAERIKFVDFLIFSLLLVGISYAITGHWIWGGGWLYKAGFFDFAGSTVVHSVGGWAALMGAALLGPRLGKYQDGQTVAIPGHNMSIATLGCLILWLGWFGFNPGSVMAADPNAITHIALTTNMAGAVGGIAATITAWLYLGKPDLSMVINGILAGLVAITAPCAYVTIGSSFIIGLIAGVIVVFAVTFFDKIKIDDPVGAVSVHLVCGIWGTLAVGLFAVGPGVADFSWYTEGLGPARGLFTGGGLGQFFTQLIGVLSVGGMTVLLSTIFFLVLKATLGIRVSREEEIEGLDIGEHGMEAYSGFLKEADAGRFTESTSPRGISQSGDLPTSL; this is translated from the coding sequence ATGTTAAAGAACAAAAAAAAATCGAAAGCAAAACATAGGCGACAGTCTACAAACTGGAATGTCTACAAATCACAATCCAACTCAATTGTCAATCAAATTTTTTGGGTAATTCAACGCTTGTCTCCCAGCTGGCAAGCTTGTATTCCCATAGCTTGTCTAATTGTGCTGAGTTGGGGTTATGTAGCTGTTGCTCAAACTCCTGCTCCTGCTGGCCCAACCACAGCCGACTTAAAGGTTGCACTTGACACTTTGTGGGTAGCGATCGCTGCTTTTTTAGTGTTTTTCATGAATGCTGGTTTCTGTATGTTGGAAACCGGCTTGTGTCGTCAGAAAAACGCTGTGAATGTTCTTGCCAAAAATCTCATTGTATTTGCTTTGGCTACCGTTGCTTTTTGGGCGATCGGTTTTGGCTTGATGTTTGGCAATGGCAATGACTTTATTGGCTTAAGTGGATTTTTCTTGCAAGGGGCTGATAACAGTCCCGCAACTGGAGATGCTTATAAAGGAGTTTTTAGCGCTCTCAACTGGACTGGCGTTCCCCTAGCTGCCAAATTTTTATTCCAGCTAGTATTTGCCGGAACAGCAGCAACGATCGTATCCGGTGCTGTTGCTGAACGTATTAAATTCGTTGACTTCCTCATTTTCAGCCTCTTACTTGTGGGTATTTCCTACGCCATAACCGGACACTGGATTTGGGGCGGTGGCTGGCTTTACAAAGCTGGTTTCTTTGATTTTGCTGGTTCTACGGTAGTTCACTCCGTAGGTGGTTGGGCAGCTTTGATGGGAGCTGCATTACTTGGACCTCGCCTTGGTAAATATCAGGATGGACAGACAGTTGCCATTCCCGGTCACAATATGAGCATAGCCACCTTAGGCTGTTTAATTTTGTGGTTGGGTTGGTTTGGATTTAACCCTGGTTCCGTAATGGCTGCTGACCCCAACGCCATTACCCACATTGCTCTGACTACTAACATGGCAGGTGCTGTTGGTGGTATCGCTGCCACAATTACAGCTTGGCTATATTTGGGTAAGCCAGACCTATCAATGGTTATTAATGGTATTTTGGCTGGCTTGGTAGCAATCACTGCGCCTTGTGCTTATGTCACTATTGGCAGTTCTTTCATTATTGGTTTAATTGCCGGAGTCATAGTTGTTTTCGCAGTTACCTTCTTTGACAAAATCAAAATTGATGACCCCGTGGGAGCGGTCTCAGTACACCTAGTCTGCGGTATTTGGGGAACTTTAGCAGTTGGTCTGTTTGCTGTCGGTCCTGGTGTAGCAGACTTTTCTTGGTACACAGAAGGTCTTGGCCCAGCCAGGGGTTTATTTACAGGTGGTGGCTTAGGGCAGTTCTTCACTCAGTTAATTGGTGTTCTGTCTGTAGGTGGTATGACTGTTCTTCTCAGCACCATCTTCTTCTTAGTACTCAAGGCTACTTTGGGTATCAGAGTATCTCGCGAAGAAGAAATAGAAGGTCTGGATATCGGCGAACACGGCATGGAAGCCTACAGTGGGTTCCTGAAAGAGGCAGATGCTGGTAGATTCACTGAGTCTACCAGCCCCAGAGGAATATCACAATCTGGAGATTTACCTACAAGCCTGTAA